One Pseudomonas tolaasii NCPPB 2192 genomic window carries:
- a CDS encoding fumarylacetoacetate hydrolase family protein has translation MTDYVFTPAQTPSLAIQGSDARFPLRRVFCVGRNYGEHSREMGHDPDREPPFFFMKPADAVVPAEGVIAYPPLTADLHHEVELVVAIGKGGVDISPEEALSHIWGYGVGIDLTRRDLQTQAKKLARPWEWGKAFDESAPSTALQPVSAIGHPSTGAIWLKVNGQQRQIGDLADQIWSVSEVISHASKSVALKAGDLIFTGTPAGVGVLQPGDVVTAGIEGIGELSFTLSKG, from the coding sequence ATGACTGATTACGTATTCACCCCCGCGCAAACCCCGTCCCTGGCGATTCAGGGCAGTGACGCACGTTTTCCGCTGCGCCGCGTGTTTTGCGTGGGTCGCAACTACGGCGAGCACTCCCGGGAAATGGGGCACGACCCGGACCGCGAGCCGCCGTTCTTCTTTATGAAACCGGCGGATGCGGTGGTGCCGGCGGAAGGCGTGATTGCTTATCCGCCGCTGACTGCCGACCTGCACCATGAAGTGGAACTGGTGGTGGCCATCGGCAAGGGCGGGGTGGATATCAGCCCTGAAGAGGCGCTTTCCCATATCTGGGGTTACGGTGTCGGCATTGATCTGACCCGGCGCGACTTGCAAACCCAGGCGAAAAAGCTCGCGCGGCCGTGGGAATGGGGCAAGGCCTTTGATGAGTCGGCGCCGAGCACGGCATTGCAGCCGGTCAGCGCCATCGGGCACCCGTCCACCGGGGCCATCTGGTTGAAGGTCAATGGCCAGCAGCGCCAGATCGGCGACCTGGCTGACCAGATCTGGTCCGTCAGCGAAGTGATCAGCCATGCCTCAAAATCCGTGGCCCTCAAGGCTGGCGACCTGATTTTCACCGGAACGCCTGCAGGCGTCGGCGTGTTGCAGCCTGGGGACGTGGTTACGGCGGGTATTGAAGGCATCGGTGAGTTGAGTTTCACCCTCAGCAAGGGTTGA